One segment of Erigeron canadensis isolate Cc75 chromosome 2, C_canadensis_v1, whole genome shotgun sequence DNA contains the following:
- the LOC122586540 gene encoding pentatricopeptide repeat-containing protein At1g74850, chloroplastic isoform X2 → MTLLSYHSIPQILIRTEHHFLTPTPKIPLQFQHTKRRSTIVNETKPPGTRSRTRSKPKPKELVFGYPANSVEKGKYSYEVESLLNKLSGLPPRGSIARCLEPFKNKLSLNDFAIVFKELASRGDWQRSLRLFKQMQRQVWSKPNDHIYTIVIGILGREGLLEKCLEVFDEMPKEGVSRSVFSYTSIINAYGRNGQYEVSLQLLDRMKKERILPNVLTYNTVINACARGGYDWEGLLSLFAEMRHEGLQPDLVTYNTLLAACANRGLGDEAVMVFRTMNEGGTIPDATSYEYLVQTFGKLGDLKKVSGLLKEMESRGNLPEAPCYNALLEAYSDLEQTKDAMDVFRQMQSAGCVPNATTYTILLNLFGRQGRYDEVRELFLEMKVSSMGLDAGTYNILIDVFGEGGYYNEVITLFNDMVEEKIEPNMETYEGLIVSCGKGGLHEDAKKIVLHMRESGLVPSSKAYTAIIEAYGQAALYEEALVTFNTMNEFGSIPTVETFNSLIDVFSRGGLYKEAEAIVSKMGESGVSGNSDTFNGVIEAFRQAGQFEDAIKAYVDMEKVKCHPDERTLEAVLSVYCFAGLVDESEEQFQEIEKMVELPSVMSYCMMLATYAKSERWDDAHKLLDEMIRCDSSNIHQVIGQMIRGDYDDASNWQMVEYVFDKLNTEGRGLGLRFYNTLLEALWWLGQKERATRVLQEATKRGLFPEIFCNSKRVWSVDLHRLWPGGACTAVSLWFANMHQMLVDGEDLPHLASVVVVRGQMEKSSITRDFPVAKMAYSLLKDSVSSSFCLPGWNKGRIVCQRAQLKKILSDMESQSEEDGIINLNNVPIPVPDSRTYKAQVRKGGMNNGEVMIDINGGTKIDTRTELVTGPI, encoded by the exons ATGACACTACTTTCATACCACTCAATCCCCCAAATTCTCATCCGTACAGAACACCATTTCCTAACACCAACCCCGAAGATACCTCTTCAGTTCCAGCACACCAAACGCCGGTCAACGATAGTCAACGAAACAAAACCACCCGGAACCAGATCCAGAACCCGATCCAAACCCAAACCAAAAGAACTCGTATTCGGATACCCAGCAAACAGCGTAGAGAAAGGTAAATACAGCTACGAAGTTGAAAGCCTGCTCAACAAACTATCTGGATTGCCTCCACGTGGCAGCATCGCAAGGTGTCTCGaaccttttaaaaataagttaagTTTAAATGATTTTGCTATAGTGTTTAAGGAACTTGCGTCGCGTGGCGACTGGCAGAGGTCGTTGCGTTTGTTTAAACAAATGCAACGACAAGTTTGGTCGAAACCAAATGATCATATTTATACTATTGTTATTGGGATTTTGGGTCGGGAAGGGTTGTTAGAAAAATGCTtagaggtgtttgatgaaatgccaaaAGAAGGCGTTTCTCGTAGTGTTTTTAGTTATACATCCATAATTAATGCTTATGGCCGAAATGGGCAGTATGAGGTTTCGTTACAATTGCTTGATAGGATGAAGAAAGAGAGAATATTGCCTAATGTGTTGACTTATAATACTGTTATTAATGCGTGTGCTAGAGGCGGGTATGATTGGGAGGGGTTGTTAAGTTTGTTTGCCGAAATGAGACATGAAGGGTTACAACCGGATTTAGTTACTTATAATACGTTACTTGCTGCGTGTGCTAATAGAGGGTTAGGTGATGAAGCGGTTATGGTTTTTAGGACTATGAATGAAGGCGGGACAATACCTGATGCCACTAGTTATGAGTATTTAGTTCAGACGTTTGGGAAGTTGGGTGATTTGAAGAAGGTTTCGGGATTGTTGAAGGAAATGGAGTCTAGGGGGAATTTGCCTGAAGCACCTTGTTATAACGCTTTGTTGGAAGCGTATTCGGATTTGGAACAGACTAAGGATGCGATGGATGTGTTTAGGCAAATGCAGAGTGCTGGGTGTGTGCCAAATGCGACAACTTATACTATATTGTTGAATTTGTTTGGTAGGCAAGGGAGGTATGATGAAGTTcgtgaactttttcttgaaatgaaaGTTAGTAGTATGGGGTTAGATGCGGGTACTTATAATATACTTATAGATGTTTTTGGGGAAGGTGGGTATTATAATGAAGTGATAACGTTGTTTAATGACATGGTGGAGGAAAAGATCGAACCGAATATGGAGACGTATGAGGGATTGATAGTTTCGTGTGGCAAAGGAGGGCTTCATGAGGATGCTAAGAAGATTGTTTTGCATATGAGGGAGAGTGGACTAGTGCCGAGTTCAAAGGCGTATACTGCCATTATAGAGGCTTATGGACAAGCTGCTTTGTATGAAGAAGCTCTTGTTACTTTTAATACGATGAATGAATTTGGAAGCATTCCAACTGTTGAGACATTTAATTCTTTGATTGATGTGTTTTCTAGAGGAGGGTTGTATAAAGAAGCTGAAGCCATAGTTTCTAAAATGGGTGAGTCTGGTGTTTCGGGGAATAGTGATACATTTAATGGTGTCATCGAGGCATTTAGACAGGCGGGACAATTTGAAGATGCAATTAAGGCGTATGTTGACATGGAAAAGGTGAAATGTCACCCAGATGAGCGGACCCTCGAGGCTGTATTGAGTGTTTACTGCTTTGCAGGACTTGTGGATGAGAGTGAAGAACAGTTTCAGGAGATTGAGAAAATGGTTGAATTGCCTAGTGTCATGAGTTACTGCATGATGCTCGCTACTTACGCCAAGAGTGAAAG gTGGGACGATGCTCATAAATTGCTGGATGAGATGATAAGATGTGATTCATCAAATATTCATCAGGTGATTGGGCAGATGATTAGGGGAGATTATGATGATGCATCCAACTGGCAAATGGTGGAGTATGTTTTTGATAAACTTAACACTGAAGGTCGAGGTTTAGGATTAAGATTCTACAACACACTTCTGGAAGCTCTTTGGTGGTTAGGCCAGAAGGAACGAGCTACACGAGTGCTTCAAGAAGCAACAAAGAGAGGACTTTTTCCAGAAATATTTTGTAACAGTAAACGTGTTTGGTCTGTTGATCTACACAG GTTGTGGCCCGGTGGTGCATGTACAGCTGTATCACTTTGGTTTGCAAATATGCATCAGATGTTAGTGGATGGGGAGGACCTTCCTCATCTAGCTTCTGTGGTTGTCGT AAGAGGCCAAATGGAGAAGAGCTCCATAACACGAGATTTTCCTGTTGCAAAGATGGCATATTCGCTTTTAAAGGATAGTGTTTCATCTTCTTTCTGTTTACCTGGATGGAACAAGGGTAGAATTGTGTGTCAACGAGCTCAGCTCAAGAAGATTCTAAGTGACATGGAATCACAATCTGAAGAGGACGGGATCATTAATTTGAATAATGTCCCAATTCCTGTTCCGGATTCAAGAACCTACAAGGCTCAGGTCAGAAAAGGTGGTATGAATAATGGTGAAGTAATGATAGATATAAATGGAGGGACCAAGATCGATACAAGAACAGAGCTGGTCACGGGCCCCATTTAG
- the LOC122586502 gene encoding uncharacterized protein LOC122586502 isoform X2, with the protein MDAGERLMELKKAYADIILNTAKEAATRIMVSEKKAVQFEYELKNSKDDAVRMLTRLKQMMDSKIREAAMTSCTQQKKIEELEAQLQEAEDIVKDLREELRAVEIELGRFSQLKKLKHPVQADNTINREPITFPPSEVQPNLYVDQTNKSHRLYNSLFPLKKSLIANIDLPSIILRSKETELYRNACTQRIRACEQTTSDTKVSYSVQTNGINPKSITKEDKVIEKDIVLEQANYMDIASDNSCLTSPSSAKYLTDTPVQENSDEGREEHMSIKCDNDDADSPLMNSKTKVSETNEVPSQPLIDRVIKYTFERKRKRGALVNGSTSSERSEEDQMDNGSKVNLIGESTPEKLRLERVAHQIRSGAAEP; encoded by the exons AGATTAATGGAGCTAAAGAAAGCTTATGCGGATATCATATTGAATACTGCAAAAGAAGCGGCGACACGGATTATGGTTTCGGAAAAGAAAGCGGTTCAGTTTGAATACGAACTTAAGAATTCGAAAGACGATGCGGTTCGGATGCTTACGAGACTTAAACAGATGATGGATTCTAAG ATTCGTGAAGCGGCAATGACATCCTGTACAcaacaaaagaaaattgaagAACTCGAAGCACAACTTCAGGAGGCTGAAGACATAGTAAAAGACCTCAGGGAAGAGTTAAGAGCAGTTGAGATAGAACTCGGGAGATTCTCACAACTGAAAAAATTAAAGCATCCAGTACAAGCAGACAACACAATAAATCGTGAACCCATTACATTCCCTCCCTCAGAAGTTCAACCCAATTTATATGTAGATCAGACAAATAAAAGCCATAGACTTTATAATTCTTTATTCCCTTTAAAGAAATCTTTAATTGCTAACATTGATTTACCGTCTATAATATTGAGAAGCAAAGAAACTGAGCTGTACAGAAATGCGTGTACCCAAAGAATCCGTGCTTGCGAACAAACCACTTCGGATACAAAGGTATCATATTCTGTGCAAACAAATGGCATCAACCCCAAGTCAATTACCAAGGAGGATAAAGTAATAGAGAAAGATATAGTTTTAGAGCAAGCAAACTATATGGATATAGCATCTGATAATTCATGTTTGACTTCTCCAAGTTCAGCCAAATATTTAACTGATACGCCCGTTCAAGAGAACTCTGATGAAGGTAGAGAGGAACATATGTCTATTAAATGTGATAATGATGATGCTGACTCGCCATTAATGAATTCGAAGACAAAGGTGTCTGAGACTAACGAGGTTCCAAGTCAACCTTTGATTGATAGAGTTATTAAGTACACTTTCGAAAGGAAGAGGAAAAGAGGAGCTTTAGTCAATGGAAGTACTTCTAGCGAAAGGAGCGAGGAAGACCAAATGGATAATGGTTCCAAGGTGAACTTGATAGGAGAATCAACTCCAGAAAAGTTACGGCTAGAACGGGTTGCACATCAG ATAAGAAGTGGTGCTGCTGAACCGTGA
- the LOC122586502 gene encoding uncharacterized protein LOC122586502 isoform X1: MDAGERLMELKKAYADIILNTAKEAATRIMVSEKKAVQFEYELKNSKDDAVRMLTRLKQMMDSKIREAAMTSCTQQKKIEELEAQLQEAEDIVKDLREELRAVEIELGRFSQLKKLKHPVQADNTINREPITFPPSEVQPNLYVDQTNKSHRLYNSLFPLKKSLIANIDLPSIILRSKETELYRNACTQRIRACEQTTSDTKVSYSVQTNGINPKSITKEDKVIEKDIVLEQANYMDIASDNSCLTSPSSAKYLTDTPVQENSDEGREEHMSIKCDNDDADSPLMNSKTKVSETNEVPSQPLIDRVIKYTFERKRKRGALVNGSTSSERSEEDQMDNGSKVNLIGESTPEKLRLERVAHQFVSLSDKKWCC, translated from the exons AGATTAATGGAGCTAAAGAAAGCTTATGCGGATATCATATTGAATACTGCAAAAGAAGCGGCGACACGGATTATGGTTTCGGAAAAGAAAGCGGTTCAGTTTGAATACGAACTTAAGAATTCGAAAGACGATGCGGTTCGGATGCTTACGAGACTTAAACAGATGATGGATTCTAAG ATTCGTGAAGCGGCAATGACATCCTGTACAcaacaaaagaaaattgaagAACTCGAAGCACAACTTCAGGAGGCTGAAGACATAGTAAAAGACCTCAGGGAAGAGTTAAGAGCAGTTGAGATAGAACTCGGGAGATTCTCACAACTGAAAAAATTAAAGCATCCAGTACAAGCAGACAACACAATAAATCGTGAACCCATTACATTCCCTCCCTCAGAAGTTCAACCCAATTTATATGTAGATCAGACAAATAAAAGCCATAGACTTTATAATTCTTTATTCCCTTTAAAGAAATCTTTAATTGCTAACATTGATTTACCGTCTATAATATTGAGAAGCAAAGAAACTGAGCTGTACAGAAATGCGTGTACCCAAAGAATCCGTGCTTGCGAACAAACCACTTCGGATACAAAGGTATCATATTCTGTGCAAACAAATGGCATCAACCCCAAGTCAATTACCAAGGAGGATAAAGTAATAGAGAAAGATATAGTTTTAGAGCAAGCAAACTATATGGATATAGCATCTGATAATTCATGTTTGACTTCTCCAAGTTCAGCCAAATATTTAACTGATACGCCCGTTCAAGAGAACTCTGATGAAGGTAGAGAGGAACATATGTCTATTAAATGTGATAATGATGATGCTGACTCGCCATTAATGAATTCGAAGACAAAGGTGTCTGAGACTAACGAGGTTCCAAGTCAACCTTTGATTGATAGAGTTATTAAGTACACTTTCGAAAGGAAGAGGAAAAGAGGAGCTTTAGTCAATGGAAGTACTTCTAGCGAAAGGAGCGAGGAAGACCAAATGGATAATGGTTCCAAGGTGAACTTGATAGGAGAATCAACTCCAGAAAAGTTACGGCTAGAACGGGTTGCACATCAG TTTGTATCTTTATCAGATAAGAAGTGGTGCTGCTGA
- the LOC122586540 gene encoding pentatricopeptide repeat-containing protein At1g74850, chloroplastic isoform X1 — MTLLSYHSIPQILIRTEHHFLTPTPKIPLQFQHTKRRSTIVNETKPPGTRSRTRSKPKPKELVFGYPANSVEKGKYSYEVESLLNKLSGLPPRGSIARCLEPFKNKLSLNDFAIVFKELASRGDWQRSLRLFKQMQRQVWSKPNDHIYTIVIGILGREGLLEKCLEVFDEMPKEGVSRSVFSYTSIINAYGRNGQYEVSLQLLDRMKKERILPNVLTYNTVINACARGGYDWEGLLSLFAEMRHEGLQPDLVTYNTLLAACANRGLGDEAVMVFRTMNEGGTIPDATSYEYLVQTFGKLGDLKKVSGLLKEMESRGNLPEAPCYNALLEAYSDLEQTKDAMDVFRQMQSAGCVPNATTYTILLNLFGRQGRYDEVRELFLEMKVSSMGLDAGTYNILIDVFGEGGYYNEVITLFNDMVEEKIEPNMETYEGLIVSCGKGGLHEDAKKIVLHMRESGLVPSSKAYTAIIEAYGQAALYEEALVTFNTMNEFGSIPTVETFNSLIDVFSRGGLYKEAEAIVSKMGESGVSGNSDTFNGVIEAFRQAGQFEDAIKAYVDMEKVKCHPDERTLEAVLSVYCFAGLVDESEEQFQEIEKMVELPSVMSYCMMLATYAKSERWDDAHKLLDEMIRCDSSNIHQVIGQMIRGDYDDASNWQMVEYVFDKLNTEGRGLGLRFYNTLLEALWWLGQKERATRVLQEATKRGLFPEIFCNSKRVWSVDLHRLWPGGACTAVSLWFANMHQMLVDGEDLPHLASVVVVRRGQMEKSSITRDFPVAKMAYSLLKDSVSSSFCLPGWNKGRIVCQRAQLKKILSDMESQSEEDGIINLNNVPIPVPDSRTYKAQVRKGGMNNGEVMIDINGGTKIDTRTELVTGPI, encoded by the exons ATGACACTACTTTCATACCACTCAATCCCCCAAATTCTCATCCGTACAGAACACCATTTCCTAACACCAACCCCGAAGATACCTCTTCAGTTCCAGCACACCAAACGCCGGTCAACGATAGTCAACGAAACAAAACCACCCGGAACCAGATCCAGAACCCGATCCAAACCCAAACCAAAAGAACTCGTATTCGGATACCCAGCAAACAGCGTAGAGAAAGGTAAATACAGCTACGAAGTTGAAAGCCTGCTCAACAAACTATCTGGATTGCCTCCACGTGGCAGCATCGCAAGGTGTCTCGaaccttttaaaaataagttaagTTTAAATGATTTTGCTATAGTGTTTAAGGAACTTGCGTCGCGTGGCGACTGGCAGAGGTCGTTGCGTTTGTTTAAACAAATGCAACGACAAGTTTGGTCGAAACCAAATGATCATATTTATACTATTGTTATTGGGATTTTGGGTCGGGAAGGGTTGTTAGAAAAATGCTtagaggtgtttgatgaaatgccaaaAGAAGGCGTTTCTCGTAGTGTTTTTAGTTATACATCCATAATTAATGCTTATGGCCGAAATGGGCAGTATGAGGTTTCGTTACAATTGCTTGATAGGATGAAGAAAGAGAGAATATTGCCTAATGTGTTGACTTATAATACTGTTATTAATGCGTGTGCTAGAGGCGGGTATGATTGGGAGGGGTTGTTAAGTTTGTTTGCCGAAATGAGACATGAAGGGTTACAACCGGATTTAGTTACTTATAATACGTTACTTGCTGCGTGTGCTAATAGAGGGTTAGGTGATGAAGCGGTTATGGTTTTTAGGACTATGAATGAAGGCGGGACAATACCTGATGCCACTAGTTATGAGTATTTAGTTCAGACGTTTGGGAAGTTGGGTGATTTGAAGAAGGTTTCGGGATTGTTGAAGGAAATGGAGTCTAGGGGGAATTTGCCTGAAGCACCTTGTTATAACGCTTTGTTGGAAGCGTATTCGGATTTGGAACAGACTAAGGATGCGATGGATGTGTTTAGGCAAATGCAGAGTGCTGGGTGTGTGCCAAATGCGACAACTTATACTATATTGTTGAATTTGTTTGGTAGGCAAGGGAGGTATGATGAAGTTcgtgaactttttcttgaaatgaaaGTTAGTAGTATGGGGTTAGATGCGGGTACTTATAATATACTTATAGATGTTTTTGGGGAAGGTGGGTATTATAATGAAGTGATAACGTTGTTTAATGACATGGTGGAGGAAAAGATCGAACCGAATATGGAGACGTATGAGGGATTGATAGTTTCGTGTGGCAAAGGAGGGCTTCATGAGGATGCTAAGAAGATTGTTTTGCATATGAGGGAGAGTGGACTAGTGCCGAGTTCAAAGGCGTATACTGCCATTATAGAGGCTTATGGACAAGCTGCTTTGTATGAAGAAGCTCTTGTTACTTTTAATACGATGAATGAATTTGGAAGCATTCCAACTGTTGAGACATTTAATTCTTTGATTGATGTGTTTTCTAGAGGAGGGTTGTATAAAGAAGCTGAAGCCATAGTTTCTAAAATGGGTGAGTCTGGTGTTTCGGGGAATAGTGATACATTTAATGGTGTCATCGAGGCATTTAGACAGGCGGGACAATTTGAAGATGCAATTAAGGCGTATGTTGACATGGAAAAGGTGAAATGTCACCCAGATGAGCGGACCCTCGAGGCTGTATTGAGTGTTTACTGCTTTGCAGGACTTGTGGATGAGAGTGAAGAACAGTTTCAGGAGATTGAGAAAATGGTTGAATTGCCTAGTGTCATGAGTTACTGCATGATGCTCGCTACTTACGCCAAGAGTGAAAG gTGGGACGATGCTCATAAATTGCTGGATGAGATGATAAGATGTGATTCATCAAATATTCATCAGGTGATTGGGCAGATGATTAGGGGAGATTATGATGATGCATCCAACTGGCAAATGGTGGAGTATGTTTTTGATAAACTTAACACTGAAGGTCGAGGTTTAGGATTAAGATTCTACAACACACTTCTGGAAGCTCTTTGGTGGTTAGGCCAGAAGGAACGAGCTACACGAGTGCTTCAAGAAGCAACAAAGAGAGGACTTTTTCCAGAAATATTTTGTAACAGTAAACGTGTTTGGTCTGTTGATCTACACAG GTTGTGGCCCGGTGGTGCATGTACAGCTGTATCACTTTGGTTTGCAAATATGCATCAGATGTTAGTGGATGGGGAGGACCTTCCTCATCTAGCTTCTGTGGTTGTCGT CAGAAGAGGCCAAATGGAGAAGAGCTCCATAACACGAGATTTTCCTGTTGCAAAGATGGCATATTCGCTTTTAAAGGATAGTGTTTCATCTTCTTTCTGTTTACCTGGATGGAACAAGGGTAGAATTGTGTGTCAACGAGCTCAGCTCAAGAAGATTCTAAGTGACATGGAATCACAATCTGAAGAGGACGGGATCATTAATTTGAATAATGTCCCAATTCCTGTTCCGGATTCAAGAACCTACAAGGCTCAGGTCAGAAAAGGTGGTATGAATAATGGTGAAGTAATGATAGATATAAATGGAGGGACCAAGATCGATACAAGAACAGAGCTGGTCACGGGCCCCATTTAG
- the LOC122586502 gene encoding uncharacterized protein LOC122586502 isoform X3 produces MTSCTQQKKIEELEAQLQEAEDIVKDLREELRAVEIELGRFSQLKKLKHPVQADNTINREPITFPPSEVQPNLYVDQTNKSHRLYNSLFPLKKSLIANIDLPSIILRSKETELYRNACTQRIRACEQTTSDTKVSYSVQTNGINPKSITKEDKVIEKDIVLEQANYMDIASDNSCLTSPSSAKYLTDTPVQENSDEGREEHMSIKCDNDDADSPLMNSKTKVSETNEVPSQPLIDRVIKYTFERKRKRGALVNGSTSSERSEEDQMDNGSKVNLIGESTPEKLRLERVAHQFVSLSDKKWCC; encoded by the exons ATGACATCCTGTACAcaacaaaagaaaattgaagAACTCGAAGCACAACTTCAGGAGGCTGAAGACATAGTAAAAGACCTCAGGGAAGAGTTAAGAGCAGTTGAGATAGAACTCGGGAGATTCTCACAACTGAAAAAATTAAAGCATCCAGTACAAGCAGACAACACAATAAATCGTGAACCCATTACATTCCCTCCCTCAGAAGTTCAACCCAATTTATATGTAGATCAGACAAATAAAAGCCATAGACTTTATAATTCTTTATTCCCTTTAAAGAAATCTTTAATTGCTAACATTGATTTACCGTCTATAATATTGAGAAGCAAAGAAACTGAGCTGTACAGAAATGCGTGTACCCAAAGAATCCGTGCTTGCGAACAAACCACTTCGGATACAAAGGTATCATATTCTGTGCAAACAAATGGCATCAACCCCAAGTCAATTACCAAGGAGGATAAAGTAATAGAGAAAGATATAGTTTTAGAGCAAGCAAACTATATGGATATAGCATCTGATAATTCATGTTTGACTTCTCCAAGTTCAGCCAAATATTTAACTGATACGCCCGTTCAAGAGAACTCTGATGAAGGTAGAGAGGAACATATGTCTATTAAATGTGATAATGATGATGCTGACTCGCCATTAATGAATTCGAAGACAAAGGTGTCTGAGACTAACGAGGTTCCAAGTCAACCTTTGATTGATAGAGTTATTAAGTACACTTTCGAAAGGAAGAGGAAAAGAGGAGCTTTAGTCAATGGAAGTACTTCTAGCGAAAGGAGCGAGGAAGACCAAATGGATAATGGTTCCAAGGTGAACTTGATAGGAGAATCAACTCCAGAAAAGTTACGGCTAGAACGGGTTGCACATCAG TTTGTATCTTTATCAGATAAGAAGTGGTGCTGCTGA